Proteins encoded in a region of the Triticum dicoccoides isolate Atlit2015 ecotype Zavitan chromosome 3A, WEW_v2.0, whole genome shotgun sequence genome:
- the LOC119268770 gene encoding zinc finger protein BRUTUS-like, which produces MATPTPMAGEGTLAAVMPLLPPPPPAAEAAAGSAAEAPMLIFLYFHKAIRAELEGLHGAAVRLATERAGDVGALAERCRFFVNIYKHHCDAEDAVIFPALDIRVKNVAGTYSLEHKGENDLFTQLLALLQLDIQNDDALRRELASCTGAIQTCLTQHMSKEEEQVFPLLTKKFSYEEQSDLVWQFLCNIPVNMLAEFLPWLSASVSSDEHQDIRNCLCKIVPEEKLLKQVVFTWIEGKATREVAQSVVSDNLERSHCCKDASFVNQAEKLIYPLEQSKVGHIKYTESNDCQADRHPIDEILYWHNAIRKELNDIAEETRRMQQSGDFADISAFNARLQFIADVCIFHSIAEDQVVFPAVNSELSFVLEHAEEERRFNNFRCLIQQIQMAGAKSTAAEFYSELCSHADQIMEAIEKHFCNEETKVLPQARVLFSPEKQRELLYRSLCVMPLKLLERVLPWLVSKLSDEEASSFLQNMRLAAPSSDTALVTLFSGWACKARSEDKSNSGEYICLTSGAARCLLDDVEELKKCQSFCPCASRISADVALHLENENGSRPGKRGNDAESVPGTNGSHCSQITDTVASPCSKKPCCIPGLRVDTSNLGIGSLASAKSFLSLSYNSSAPSLYSSLFSWDTDTALSCSDGISRPIDTIFKFHKAIRKDLEYLDVESGKLIDGDESCLRQFIGRFRLLWGLYRAHSNAEDEIVFPALESREPLHNVSHSYTLDHKQEEQLFEDISNVLCELSQLHESLNQPHTEANEAEKHYLNSCNVIDSTRKYNELATKLQGMCKSIRVALSNHVHREELELWPLFDKHFSVEEQDKLVGRIIGTTGAEVLQSMLPWVTSALNQEEQNKMLDTWKQATKNTMFGEWLNEWWKGVPTPSDSSSEASPIPEDSHSQDKLDQNDQMFKPGWKDIFRMNQSELEAEVRKVSRDPTLDPRRKAYLIQNLMTSRWIAAQQKLPDPRSEECSEGAGIPGCCSSYRDQEKQIFGCEHYKRNCKLVAACCNKLFTCRFCHDKVSDHTMERKATQEMMCMVCLKVQPVGPNCQTPSCNGLSMAKYYCNICKFFDDERTVYHCPFCNLCRLGKGLGVDFFHCMKCNCCLGMKLTEHKCREKGLETNCPICCDFLFTSSAAVRALPCGHFMHSACFQAYTCSHYTCPICCKSLGDMAVYFGMLDALLAAEELPEEYRDRCQDILCNDCERKGRSQFHWLYHKCGSCGSYNTRVIKTDTADCSTPN; this is translated from the exons ATGGCGACGCCCACGCCCATGGCAGGCGAGGGGACGCTCGCCGCGGTGATGCCGCTGTTGCCGCCCCCGCcaccggcggcggaggcggccgcgggGTCGGCGGCCGAGGCGCCGATGCTGATATTCCTCTACTTCCACAAGGCGATCCGCGCCGAGCTCGAGGGCCTGCACGGCGCTGCCGTGCGCCTCGCCACGGAGCGCGCCGGCGACGTGGGGGCACTGGCCGAGCGCTGCCGCTTCTTCGTCAACATCTACAAGCACCACTGCGACGCCGAGGACGCG GTTATCTTTCCAGCACTTGATATACGAGTCAAGAATGTCGCTGGAACGTATTCTCTAGAGCATAAAGGCGAAAATGACCTCTTTACCCAGCTTCTTGctttattacaactcgatattcaaaATGACGATGCTCTTCGGAGGGAACTTGCATCCTGCACAGGAGCCATACAAACGTGCCTCACCCAGCATATGTCCAAGGAAGAAGAACAG GTCTTCCCATTGCTTACCAAGAAATTTTCATACGAAGAGCAGTCAGATTTAGTATGGCAGTTCTTATGCAACATTCCTgtaaatatgctggcagagttcctTCCGTGGCTCTCAGCTTCTGTTTCATCTGACGAGCATCAGGATATTCGTAACTGTTTATGTAAAATAGTTCCTGAAGAGAAACTTCTTAAACAG GTTGTATTCACTTGGATCGAAGGGAAAGCAACAAGAGAAGTGGCACAGAGTGTTGTCAGTGATAATTTGGAAAGAAGTCATTGTTGCAAGGATGCTTCCTTTGTTAATCAAGCGGAGAAACTTATTTATCCACTTGAACAGTCTAAAGTTGGGCATATAAAGTATACAGAATCTAATGATTGTCAGGCTGACAGGCACCCCATAGATGAGATTTTATATTGGCATAATGCTATCCGTAAAGAATTAAATGATATAGCAGAGGAGACAAGAAGGATGCAGCAGTCTGGAGATTTTGCTGATATATCAGCCTTCAATGCGAGACTTCAGTTTATTGCAGATGTGTGCATCTTCCACAG TATCGCCGAGGATCAGGTTGTATTTCCTGCAGTCAATAGTGAGCTGTCCTTCGTGCTGGAGCATGCTGAAGAAGAGCGTCGATTTAACAATTTTAGATGCTTAATTCAGCAAATCCAAATGGCAGGAGCAAAATCAACTGCAGCAGAGTTTTACTCTGAATTGTGTTCACATGCTGATCAGATAATGGAGGCAATTGAGAAACACTTCTGTAACGAAGAAACCAAG GTGCTTCCCCAAGCTAGGGTTCTTTTCTCTCCTGAGAAGCAAAGGGAACTTCTATATAGAAGTCTTTGTGTCATGCCATTGAAGCTATTGGAACGTGTTCTACCATGGTTGGTGTCAAAACTGAGCGATGAGGAGGCATCTTCTTTTCTTCAGAATATGCGCTTGGCAG CACCATCATCTGACACCGCATTGGTCACTCTTTTCTCTGGTTGGGCATGCAAGGCTCGCTCAGAGGATAAATCCAATTCTGGAGAATATATATGCTTAACATCAGGGGCAGCAAGATGCCTGTTGGATGATGTAGAAGAGCTGAAAAAGTGTCAATCATTCTGCCCATGTGCTTCACGTATCAGTGCAGATGTTGCTCTTCATCTGGAAAATGAAAATGGTTCTAGGCCAGGCAAGCGAGGAAATGATGCAGAATCTGTTCCTGGTACTAATGGAAGTCACTGCTCTCAAATTACTGACACTGTAGCAAGTCCATGTAGCAAAAAACCTTGTTGTATTCCTGGGTTGAGAGTAGACACGAGCAATCTTGGCATCGGTTCACTGGCTTCTGCAAAGTCCTTTCTCTCCCTGTCATACAATTCTTCTGCGCCCTCATTATATTCAAGCCTTTTTTCATGGGACACAGATACAGCATTGTCTTGTTCCGATGGCATCTCAAGACCAATTGATACCATATTCAAATTTCACAAGGCAATTCGCAAGGATTTGGAGTACTTAGATGTTGAATCTGGAAAGCTCATCGATGGTGATGAATCTTGCCTTCGCCAGTTCATTGGAAGATTTCGTTTATTGTGGGGTCTTTATAGGGCGCACAGCAACGCTGAGGATGAAATCGTGTTTCCTGCTTTAGAATCAAGAGAGCCATTGCACAATGTGAGCCATTCATACACTCTTGACCACAAGCAGGAAGAGCAATTGTTTGAAGATATATCTAATGTTCTCTGTGAGCTTTCACAGCTACATGAGAGCCTGAACCAGCCACATACTGAAGCGAATGAAGCAGAGAAACACTATTTGAATTCATGTAATGTGATTGATTCGACTAGAAAGTACAATGAGCTTGCTACGAAGCTTCAAGGAATGTGCAAGTCTATCCGGGTTGCCTTGTCTAATCATGTCCACAGAGAAGAACTTGAGCTGTGGCCATTGTTTGATAAACATTTTTCGGTGGAGGAACAGGATAAGCTTGTAGGTCGTATAATTGGTACAACAGGTGCTGAGGTTCTCCAATCAATGCTACCTTGGGTTACATCAGCGCTTAATCAAGAAGAACAGAACAAGATGCTGGATACATGGAAGCAAGCAACTAAGAATACAATGTTTGGTGAGTGGCTAAATGAGTGGTGGAAGGGAGTTCCAACACCATCTGATTCTTCGTCAGAGGCATCCCCCATTCCGGAAG ACAGTCATTCACAAGACAAGCTTGACCAGAATGACCAGATGTTCAAGCCTGGCTGGAAGGACATATTTCGAATGAACCAGAGTGAACTTGAGGCAGAGGTTCGAAAGGTTTCACGGGATCCAACACTTGATCCAAGGCGAAAGGCCTATCTAATCCAAAATCTCATGACCAG CCGCTGGATAGCTGCTCAGCAAAAGCTACCGGATCCAAGATCAGAAGAGTGTAGTGAAGGTGCCGGTATACCTGGATGTTGTTCTTCTTATCGTGACCAGGAGAAGCAAATATTCGGTTGTGAGCACTACAAACGGAACTGTAAGCTTGTTGCCGCTTGCTGTAACAAGCTGTTTACATGCAGATTCTGCCATGATAAAGTTAGCGACCATACAATGGAAAG GAAAGCAACACAGGAGATGATGTGCATGGTATGCTTGAAGGTTCAACCTGTCGGTCCGAATTGCCAAACTCCATCTTGCAATGGACTATCCATGGCAAAGTATTACTGTAATATCTGCAAATTTTTTGATGACGAAAG GACtgtctaccattgtccgttttgtaatctGTGTCGTCTTGGTAAAGGTCTTGGTGTTGATTTCTTCCATTGCATGAAGTGCAATTGCTGCCTTGGAATGAAACTAACAGAACACAAATGTCGGGAGAAGGGGCTAGAGACAAACTGTCCAATCTGCTGTGACTTCCTATTCACATCAAGCGCGGCAGTTAGAGCTCTTCCTTGTGGTCACTTCATGCATTCAGCTTGCTTTCAG GCATACACTTGCAGTCACTACACTTGTCCTATCTGCTGCAAATCCTTGGGAGATATGGCG GTGTACTTTGGCATGCTTGATGCGTTGTTGGCTGCTGAAGAGCTTCCCGAGGAATACCGCGATAGGTGTCAG GACATTCTTTGTAATGACTGTGAAAGAAAAGGGAGATCTCAGTTTCATTGGCTGTACCACAAATGCGGCTCCTGTGGTTCTTACAATACCAGAGTTATCAAAACTGATACGGCAGATTGTTCTACCCCAAACTAG